One window of the Rosa rugosa chromosome 3, drRosRugo1.1, whole genome shotgun sequence genome contains the following:
- the LOC133739511 gene encoding ATP synthase subunit b', chloroplastic codes for MANMIMASSKVPISSAAIAKPKLKLKLKLVPVQISIIPKLTKPHLLQSLSLIAATSLTVAPPSLAAEIEKAALFDFDLTLPIQAVQFLLLMVALDKIYYSPLGKFMDERDADIREKLGSVKDTSAEVKQLEEQGVAIMRAARAEISAALSKMKKETQAEVEVKLAEGRKKVEAELQEALGKLEEQKEETLKSLDAQIANLSDQIVKKVLPL; via the coding sequence ATGGCCAACATGATAATGGCCTCCTCCAAAGTCCCAATCTCCTCGGCGGCCATTGCCAAGCCCAAGCTCAAGCTCAAGCTCAAGCTCGTCCCCGTCCAAATCTCCATCATCCCCAAGCTCACCAAACCCCACCTCCTCCAATCCCTCTCCCTAATCGCCGCCACCTCCCTCACCGTCGCGCCGCCGTCCCTCGCCGCCGAGATCGAGAAGGCGGCGCTCTTCGACTTCGACCTGACCCTGCCGATCCAGGCCGTCCAGTTCCTGCTCCTCATGGTGGCCCTCGACAAGATCTACTACTCGCCGCTGGGTAAGTTCATGGACGAGCGCGACGCCGACATCAGGGAGAAGCTGGGGAGCGTGAAGGACACGTCGGCGGAGGTGAAGCAGCTGGAGGAGCAGGGCGTGGCGATCATGAGGGCGGCGAGGGCGGAGATATCGGCGGCGCTGTCGAAGATGAAGAAGGAGACGCAGGCGGAGGTGGAGGTGAAGCTGGCCGAGGGGAGGAAGAAGGTGGAGGCAGAGTTGCAGGAGGCCTTGGGGAAACTGGAGGAGCAGAAGGAGGAGACCTTGAAGTCCTTGGACGCCCAGATTGCTAATCTCAGTGACCAAATTGTCAAGAAGGTTCTTCCTCTGTGA
- the LOC133739509 gene encoding uncharacterized protein LOC133739509, with protein sequence MSYSALNIQVDDFAPRLSSSSERPRRSRSMPFSPLLIIDGLSRKSFSYSALPQEPLKLSVLKLDGSSFDIEVPKTATVSELKRAVEAVFSHMPRKGPGKISWPHVWGHFCLGYAGQKLLVETDHIRDYGIKDGDQLDFVRHVSISYILTRKQSKRLSGPKHHRRSFSFDEEEQSDLEEEQKDKGVEQDDEVYYNSDDIENPRVPEYDDELCVEHSEAGFPSILGEWFPYSRLSLSPVGGGKSRRGSSCSPGIATGLLLGFRKIFGLCFEKREKRYTRRDIWRID encoded by the exons ATGTCTTATAGCGCGTTGAACATCCAAGTTGACGATTTTGCCCCTAGGTTATCATCCTCGTCGGAGCGGCCTCGGCGCTCCCGCTCTATGCCCTTCTCGCCGCTGCTCATCATCGACGGCCTTTCGCGGAAGAGCTTCTCCTACTCGGCTCTCCCTCAGGAGCCGCTCAAGCTCTCCGTTCTCAAATTGGACGGCTCTAGCTTCG ATATTGAGGTTCCCAAGACGGCCACTGTTTCAGAACTGAAGCGGGCGGTGGAGGCGGTTTTCAGTCACATGCCACGGAAGGGACCTGGAAAGATATCATG GCCGCATGTGTGGGGGCATTTCTGCTTGGGATATGCTGGTCAGAAGCTACTCGTTGAAACGGACCATATCAGAGACTATGGCATCAAAGACGGCGATCAG CTAGATTTTGTCCGGCATGTTTCAATCAGCTACATCCTGACAAGGAAGCAATCAAAAAGGCTCTCTGGCCCAAAACATCACAGGAG GTCATTTAGTTTTGACGAGGAAGAACAGAGTGACCTAGAGGAAGAACAGAAGGACAAAGGAGTAGAACAGGATGACGAGGTATACTACAATAGTGATGACATTGAGAATCCAAGGGTGCCAGAGTATGATGATGAACTTTGTGTTGAACACAGTGAGGCCGGGTTTCCGAGCATACTGGGAGAGTGGTTTCCATACTCCAGGTTATCACTGTCACCTGTAGGAGGAGGAAAATCTAGAAGAGGTTCTTCTTGTTCCCCAGGCATAGCCACTGGGTTGTTGCTTGGCTTTAGGAAGATTTTCGGGCTTTGCTTTGAGAAACGCGAGAAACGCTATACTCGAAGGGATATATGGAGAATAGATTAG
- the LOC133740309 gene encoding UDP-N-acetylglucosamine transporter UGNT1 — MPVRASSSGKNLMLPVLDPPRDQELGRLNGDDDDEEEEKLFKGSAMTRRGAYAAISYMACAVLLVMFNKAALSSYRFPSANVITLFQMICSCFFLYTLRCWKMITFTAGESSAFSDINTTTLVPLKTLKKTFPLAGAYLLYMLASMESVRGVNVPMYTTLRRTTVVFTMVMEYFLAGQRYTSPIVGSVGLIVLGAFIAGARDLSFDAYGYAVVFLSNITTAIYLATIARIGKSSGLNSFGLMWCNGIICGPALLVLTFFHGDLKTTINFPYLLSPGFMVVLLCSCVLAFFLNYCIFLNTTLNSALTQTICGNLKDFFTIGLGWVIFGGLPFDILNVIGQCLGFLGSGLYAYNKLIGK; from the exons ATGCCTGTGAGGGCGTCGAGTTCCGGCAAGAATTTGATGCTGCCGGTATTGGATCCTCCGCGGGACCAAGAGCTAGGCCGGCTCAACGGAGACGACgacgatgaggaggaggagaagctcTTTAAAGGATCCGCCATGACCAGACGTGGAGCCTACGCTGCAATTTCTTACATGGCCTGTGCAG TGTTGTTGGTGATGTTCAACAAAGCAGCACTCTCTTCTTATCGATTCCCTAGTGCAAATGTCATCACACTCTTTCAG ATGATATGTTCATGTTTCTTTCTATATACCTTGAGATGCTGGAAGATGATTACTTTCACAGCTGGGGAATCCTCGGCCTTTTCTGATATCAACACCACAACACTTGTACCGTTGAAGACTTTGAAGAAAACATTTCCTCTTGCTGGAGCCTATTTGCTATACATG CTAGCCTCCATGGAGTCTGTCCGTGGAGTAAATGTTCCAATGTACACCACCCTCAGGAGGACTACAGTGGTTTTCACAATGGTGATGGAGTATTTTCTGGCTGGGCAGAGATATACATCTCCTATTGTTGGAAG TGTTGGACTGATCGTTCTTGGTGCATTTATTGCTGGAGCTCGGGATTTGTCATTTGATGCCTATGGCTATGCTGTTGTCTTCTTATCCAACATCACAACAGCAATATATCTTGCAACTATAGCCCGTATTG GGAAATCCAGTGGCCTCAATAGCTTTGGCCTTATGTGGTGTAATG GAATCATATGTGGACCAGCTTTGcttgttttgactttttttcATGGTGACCTGAAGACGACGATCAATTTTCCTTATCTGCTGTCACCTGGTTTTATG GTTGTCTTGCTCTGTTCCTGTGTACTGGCATTCTTCCTGAATTACTGTATATTTCTTAATACAACACTAAATTCAGCACTGACGCAGACAATTTGCGGTAACTTGAAG GATTTCTTTACCATTGGACTTGGCTGGGTGATATTTGGTGGCCTTCCATTTGATATT TTGAATGTCATTGGGCAATGTCTCGGTTTTCTTGGTTCTGGATTGTACGCGTACAATAAGCTCATAGGGAAGTAG